The Candidatus Cloacimonadota bacterium genome has a window encoding:
- a CDS encoding RloB family protein, with the protein MGTDNLHHKKRTGLFKRERKKIREYKNSILIVCEGERTEPEYFKKFPINNINVTTIGTGTSNITLIKDAITIWKTKANEGKYFERLWCVFDRDDFPSQNYNQSFENISNEEARLNNKYRKKTGRKIQIRIAYSNQAFELWYLLHFDYIDAELDRSDYSNMLSKRMKQRYKKNDSNMYSLLNKFQDVAIRNAKRLERSIKE; encoded by the coding sequence ATGGGCACAGATAATTTACACCATAAAAAAAGAACAGGGCTATTCAAAAGGGAACGAAAAAAAATAAGGGAGTACAAAAATAGCATATTGATTGTTTGTGAAGGTGAAAGAACCGAACCTGAATATTTTAAAAAATTTCCAATTAACAACATAAATGTTACAACAATAGGAACTGGAACAAGCAATATTACCCTTATTAAGGATGCAATTACTATATGGAAGACAAAAGCTAATGAGGGTAAATATTTCGAACGTCTTTGGTGTGTTTTTGATAGGGATGATTTTCCTTCACAAAACTACAATCAGTCATTTGAAAACATATCAAATGAAGAGGCAAGGCTAAATAATAAATATCGTAAAAAGACAGGTCGGAAGATACAGATTCGTATTGCATATTCTAATCAAGCATTTGAGTTATGGTATTTGCTTCATTTTGATTATATTGATGCTGAGTTAGACCGTTCTGATTATTCAAATATGCTTAGCAAGAGGATGAAGCAGCGGTATAAAAAAAATGATTCAAATATGTATTCTTTATTGAACAAATTTCAGGATGTTGCGATTCGTAATGCTAAAAGACTTGAAAGGAGTATAAAGGAAAA